CTATTTTACTGTAGCGAAAAACAACGTAACGTTTTAAGCCTAAACCAATATGGTTGGCACATGGTTAAGGCCTTGGGGCAGTACGACCGGGATGATTGGCAGATTGCTGACAATGCACGCCGCTTTGAATGTGGCAGCCCTAATATGTTAGGCATTCATGCGCTAAACGCGAGTATTGGTTTGTTATTAGATGTTGGCATGGATAACGTTGCATTGGCTGTCATTAATAATACGCGCTACCTTATTTCAGGGTTACAAAATATCGATGGGATTAGTTTATTAAGCAATATTGAAGAAGGCCGCCATGGTGGTATTGTCACGTTTTCTCATAATGTTGTTGCAAGTGAAATACTTTATTCACGCTTAAAAAAACAAAATATTATTTGTGCGCATAGAGGAGGTGGTGTGCGTTTTTCACCACACTTCTACAATACCAAAGAACAGTTAGACATAGCGCTCAATGCGGTACAACAAATCACTCAAGCGGCTTGAGTATTATCGTCTCGCATTAGCGGTCAAAAAATTGCGTAGCGGTTTGCTGATTCGCCTGTGTAACGTTTGCTTTAACTTGCATAGTTAGTCCTGATTGAGACCAAGTTCTTTCTGCTTCTTCTTAGTTAAGCCTAAGGAAACGATACGGTGAGATTCCTTGAGATAGTACATGAGTTCATCGCCTTCCGGATCAAGCGTATCATATTGTTGTATCCACTTCATTCCGCGTGAGGCAAGGTAAGGTGCTGGTCGATAGCCGGGCTGGTCACTCAAAAAATGAAAATTGAGTTCTGACGTTTTAAATGTGAATGCTGGTTTATTAGCTTTCTCCCAGCCTCCAATGGCAAATACTTTCCCTCCCACTTTCCATACATGAGAGCCTCCCCATTGAATGACATATGAAGTGGCCGCAAAGGAGCGGCAAAATTCATTGAATTCTTCATAAGTCATGCTGATATTCTTACTAGCTCATA
This sequence is a window from Gammaproteobacteria bacterium. Protein-coding genes within it:
- a CDS encoding MmcQ/YjbR family DNA-binding protein, with translation MTYEEFNEFCRSFAATSYVIQWGGSHVWKVGGKVFAIGGWEKANKPAFTFKTSELNFHFLSDQPGYRPAPYLASRGMKWIQQYDTLDPEGDELMYYLKESHRIVSLGLTKKKQKELGLNQD